The following coding sequences lie in one Oncorhynchus kisutch isolate 150728-3 linkage group LG3, Okis_V2, whole genome shotgun sequence genomic window:
- the LOC109876438 gene encoding kinesin-like protein KIF27 isoform X2 — protein sequence MGEVCVRVAVRIRPLLPKEVLRNHQVCVRVVPDSAQVMLGSDRTFSFDHAFGPTASQDQFYESCVKPLVASLVDGYNATVFAYGQTGSGKTYTLGGGHVASLVEEESGIIGQVAADLFVLLGERAADVRSAADVRVSYVELYREELRDLLELHTAHRELHIREDDRGNTVVVGARETVITSAEELQSVLEAGNALRHTGPTQMNERSSRSHAIVTVQLTQHNHDDGSVRFSKLHLVDLAGSERAARTGNTGLRLKESVHINTGLLALGNVIRALSDPHRRGNHVPYRDAKITRLLRDSLGGSAHTLMVACVSPSHHNVTETLSVLQFASRARHVKNQPGLCPARACPGWQPGEARVEELEQEVQTLREALQKRDKTGGGVFMTDSSEQTPQEERDQRGAGLVDEPQYYCLAQDAAFILEELQSSTLSPALQHRLQEWLGRHEELRHSCHTDHQHPAGDTGDKPHHNTILQLRRELRKCQDTLAIDEQVFDQREAELQQVQRQVQTLLQEKQRHLQSLQEEREHRRKQSEQLVEQQLLIDRLRGDLLTSRIASSGASLEIGASEKSAKRPHSVPLISQGHCGTRQIHTSPPACSLERVMAAFKTRSQLLLAQIEERDEVICPQREQEEAEEEEDQGGSKGFRRSMNRTWTSRPNLACFNQNQTQNTSLNQIQDGLQLPQPSKLPTEREERRVRRSQTVNLQRIQQVETQSRASLQTSGSRDQYRTKDLGTDNMAVFQNGACKDSEEKLSERRTWLEKEEERALQRRRGLQELEEELRHREEVLQHREACVQERKQLQIKRLRSSQALSQDLLRVSARLGALDQELEERGGVRRRLSSPTAGLCGASMEELLKERESLRLRRDTLDTQLRDGRVLTPEEEHALLQLEEALEALDAAVEFKNRSIQERQSELGDTSNPAHGDEDDDIMRALRELPLPEASALLVKYFNKVVCLRESEQRLQLRCEELELQSGEQEAVTREMEAALQRLTLDTDRRLTEQHREHQHGIQLLLQQCREGGSGNSGQAVQARLQQLERDLFFYKNSSRELKRKLRELVTKSLPPQAPDLQTQGRKGASDGAGDSPSLQTPRVELAPVRLSRRELRQLSPSDPRSTRVCSTMRASRGSFQEDSIEVPRNTY from the exons ATGGGAGAAGTGTGTGTGCGGGTTGCGGTTCGGATCAGACCTTTGCTTCCAAAAGAGGTGCTACGCAATCATcaggtgtgtgtgcgcgtggtGCCCGACAGTGCCCAGGTGATGCTGGGAAGCGACCGAACCTTTTCTTTTGACCACGCCTTTGGACCGACTGCATCGCAGGATCAGTTTTACGAGTCATGTGTCAAACCTCTGGTGGCATCCCTCGTTGACGGCTACAATGCTACAGTGTTCGCTTACGGACAAACCGGTTCTGGGAAGACGTACACCCTTGGCGGGGGACATGTTG CATCTCTGGTGGAGGAGGAAAGTGGGATCATTGGTCAGGTTGCagcagatctgtttgtgctcctGGGGGAGAGGGCTGCAGACGTCAGGTCTGCAGCAGATGTGAGGGTGTCCTACGTGGAACTGTATCGGGAGGAGCTCAGGGACCTGCTAGAGCTCCACACCGCACACAGAGAGCTGCACATCAGAGAGGACGACAGGGGCAACACAG TTGTGGTGGGGGCCAGAGAGACTGTGATTACCTCAGCTGAGGAGTTGCAGAGCGTCCTGGAGGCTGGCAATGCCCTGAGACACACTGGCCCCACTCAGATGAATGAGCGCTCCAGCCGCTCTCACGCAATTGTCACCGTGCAGTTGACTCAGCATAACCACGACGACGGCTCTGTCCGCTTCTCTAAACTCCACCTGGTGGATCTGGCTGGGTCGGAGCGGGCTGCGCGCACTGGAAATACAGGCCTGCGCCTCAAAGAGTCTGTCCACATTAACACCGGTTTGCTGGCTCTGGGCAACGTCATCCGTGCACTCTCTGACCCCCATCGCCGTGGAAACCATGTGCCGTACCGTGACGCCAAGATTACACGCCTCCTCCGGGACTCACTGGGTGGCTCCGCCCACACACTCATGGTGGCCTGCGTCAGCCCCTCCCACCACAATGTCACAGAGACGTTGAGCGTGCTGCAGTTTGCTTCACGGGCACGCCACGTGAAGAACCAGCCTGGGTTATGTCCTGCCAGGGCATGTCCGGGCTGGCAGCCTGGAGAGGCTCGTGTGGAGGAGCTGGAGCAGGAGGTCCAGACTCTGAGAGAGGCACTGCAAAAGAGAGATAAGACAGGGGGAGGGGTCTTTATGACTGACAGCTCCGAACAGACCCCTCAGGAAGAGCGTGACCAAAGGGGTGCGGGCCTAGTGGATGAGCCCCAGTACTACTGCCTTGCACAGGACGCTGCCTTCATATTGGAGGAGCTCCAAAGTTCCACCCTGAGTCCTGCTCTGCAGCACCGCTTGCAGGAATGGCTGGGGAGACACGAGGAGCTTAGACACTCCTGCCACACTGACCACCAGCACCCTGCGGGGGACACAGGGGACAAGCCTCACCACAACACCATCCTCCAGCTCAGACGAGAGCTCAGGAAGTGCCAG GATACTCTGGCTATAGACGAGCAGGTGTTTgaccagagggaggcagagcTGCAGCAGGTGCAGAGGCAGGTGCAGACTCTGCtacaggagaaacagagacacctCCAGTccttacaggaggagagggagcacaGACGCAAacag AGCGAGCAGCTGGTAGAGCAGCAGCTGTTAATCGATCGTCTCCGTGGTGACCTCCTGACCTCCAGGATAGCATCCTCGGGAGCCTCGCTGGAAATCGGGGCTTCTGAGAAGTCTGCGAAGAGACCTCACAGTGTTCCCCTGATCAGCCAAGGCCATTGTGGTACAAGGCAG ATCCACACTAGTCCTCCGGCCTGTTCGTTGGAGAGGGTGATGGCTGCCTTTAAGACCCGCAGTCAGCTGCTGCTGGcacagatagaagagagagacgaGGTCATCTGCCCACAAAGAGAACAGGAGgaagcggaggaggaggaggatcagGGGGGGAGTAAGGGATTCAG GCGCTCTATGAACCGCACATGGACAAGCAGACCGAACCTAGCCTGTTTTAACCAGAACCAGACGCAAAATACTAGTTTGAACCAGATTCAGGATGGGCTCCAGTTACCTCAACCGTCAAAACTCCCTACAG AGCGCGAGGAGCGCAGAGTGAGGCGGAGTCAGACTGTGAATCTGCAGCGCATACAGCAGGTGGAGACACAGAGCAGGGCTAGCCTGCAGACCAGTGGCTCCAGGGATCAATACAGGACCAAG GACCTGGGGACAGACAACATGGCTGTCTTTCAAAATGGAGCCTGTAAAGACTCGGAGGAAAAG CTGTCTGAGAGACGCACGTGgctggagaaagaggaggagcgTGCTCTGCAGAGGAGGAGGGGCCTGCAAGAGCTGGAGGAGGAGCTGAGGCACAGAGAAGAAGTGCTGCAGCACCGAGAGGCCTGTGTCCAGGAGAGGAAACAGCTGCAGATCAAGAGGCTCCGCTCCAGCCAG GCTCTGAGTCAGGACTTGCTGCGAGTGTCGGCTCGTCTGGGAGCTTTGGATcaggagctggaggagagaggaggtgtaaGGAGGAGACTGTCCTCCCCGACAGCAGGGCTGTGTGGAGCGTCTATGGAGGAGCtgctgaaggagagggagagcctGCGTCTGAGGAGGGACACCCTGGACACACAGCTGAGAGACGGCAGGGTGCTCACGCCAGAG GAGGAGCATGCTCTGCTGCAGTTGGAGGAGGCCCTGGAGGCGTTGGATGCTGCTGTGGAGTTTAAGAACCGTTCCATccaggagagacagagtgagctcGGGGACACATCTAACCCCGCCCATGGAGACGAAGACGATGACATCATGAGGGCGCTAAGGGAGCTGCCGCTTCCAGAGGCCTCTGCACTGTTGGTCAAATACTTCAACAAG GTGGTGTGTCTGAGGGAGTCAGAGCAGCGGCTGCAGCTGCGCTGTGAGGAGCTGGAGCTGCAGAGTGGAGAGCAGGAGGCAGTAACCAGGGAGATGGAGGCAGCTCTACAGCGCCTCACTCTGGACACAGACCGGCGGCTCACTGAGCAGCATCGAGAGCACCAACATGGCATACAGTTACTACTGCAACAGTGCAGAG AGGGTGGCTCAGGGAACAGTGGTCAGGCGGTCCAGGCTAGGCTGCAGCAGCTGGAAAGAGACCTGTTCTTCTATAAGAACTCCAGTCGTGAGCTGAAGAGGAAGCTCCGAGAGCTGGTCACCAAATCCCTCCCCCCCCAGGCTCCAGACCTGCAGACCCAGGGCAGGAAGGGGGCTAGTGATGGAGCAGGGGACAGTCCCAGCCTGCAGACTCCCAGAGTGGAACTGGCCCCTGTCCGTCTGTCCCGTAGGGAGCTGAGGCAGCTCTCACCCTCTGACCCCCGAAGCACTAGGGTGTGCTCTACCATGAGGGCCAGCAGAGGCTCATTCCAGGAGGACTCCATTGAAGTGCCCAGAAACACTTACTGA
- the LOC109876438 gene encoding kinesin-like protein KIF27 isoform X1, whose protein sequence is MLPASCLIMGEVCVRVAVRIRPLLPKEVLRNHQVCVRVVPDSAQVMLGSDRTFSFDHAFGPTASQDQFYESCVKPLVASLVDGYNATVFAYGQTGSGKTYTLGGGHVASLVEEESGIIGQVAADLFVLLGERAADVRSAADVRVSYVELYREELRDLLELHTAHRELHIREDDRGNTVVVGARETVITSAEELQSVLEAGNALRHTGPTQMNERSSRSHAIVTVQLTQHNHDDGSVRFSKLHLVDLAGSERAARTGNTGLRLKESVHINTGLLALGNVIRALSDPHRRGNHVPYRDAKITRLLRDSLGGSAHTLMVACVSPSHHNVTETLSVLQFASRARHVKNQPGLCPARACPGWQPGEARVEELEQEVQTLREALQKRDKTGGGVFMTDSSEQTPQEERDQRGAGLVDEPQYYCLAQDAAFILEELQSSTLSPALQHRLQEWLGRHEELRHSCHTDHQHPAGDTGDKPHHNTILQLRRELRKCQDTLAIDEQVFDQREAELQQVQRQVQTLLQEKQRHLQSLQEEREHRRKQSEQLVEQQLLIDRLRGDLLTSRIASSGASLEIGASEKSAKRPHSVPLISQGHCGTRQIHTSPPACSLERVMAAFKTRSQLLLAQIEERDEVICPQREQEEAEEEEDQGGSKGFRRSMNRTWTSRPNLACFNQNQTQNTSLNQIQDGLQLPQPSKLPTEREERRVRRSQTVNLQRIQQVETQSRASLQTSGSRDQYRTKDLGTDNMAVFQNGACKDSEEKLSERRTWLEKEEERALQRRRGLQELEEELRHREEVLQHREACVQERKQLQIKRLRSSQALSQDLLRVSARLGALDQELEERGGVRRRLSSPTAGLCGASMEELLKERESLRLRRDTLDTQLRDGRVLTPEEEHALLQLEEALEALDAAVEFKNRSIQERQSELGDTSNPAHGDEDDDIMRALRELPLPEASALLVKYFNKVVCLRESEQRLQLRCEELELQSGEQEAVTREMEAALQRLTLDTDRRLTEQHREHQHGIQLLLQQCREGGSGNSGQAVQARLQQLERDLFFYKNSSRELKRKLRELVTKSLPPQAPDLQTQGRKGASDGAGDSPSLQTPRVELAPVRLSRRELRQLSPSDPRSTRVCSTMRASRGSFQEDSIEVPRNTY, encoded by the exons ATGTTACCAGCGTCCTGTTTGATCATGGGAGAAGTGTGTGTGCGGGTTGCGGTTCGGATCAGACCTTTGCTTCCAAAAGAGGTGCTACGCAATCATcaggtgtgtgtgcgcgtggtGCCCGACAGTGCCCAGGTGATGCTGGGAAGCGACCGAACCTTTTCTTTTGACCACGCCTTTGGACCGACTGCATCGCAGGATCAGTTTTACGAGTCATGTGTCAAACCTCTGGTGGCATCCCTCGTTGACGGCTACAATGCTACAGTGTTCGCTTACGGACAAACCGGTTCTGGGAAGACGTACACCCTTGGCGGGGGACATGTTG CATCTCTGGTGGAGGAGGAAAGTGGGATCATTGGTCAGGTTGCagcagatctgtttgtgctcctGGGGGAGAGGGCTGCAGACGTCAGGTCTGCAGCAGATGTGAGGGTGTCCTACGTGGAACTGTATCGGGAGGAGCTCAGGGACCTGCTAGAGCTCCACACCGCACACAGAGAGCTGCACATCAGAGAGGACGACAGGGGCAACACAG TTGTGGTGGGGGCCAGAGAGACTGTGATTACCTCAGCTGAGGAGTTGCAGAGCGTCCTGGAGGCTGGCAATGCCCTGAGACACACTGGCCCCACTCAGATGAATGAGCGCTCCAGCCGCTCTCACGCAATTGTCACCGTGCAGTTGACTCAGCATAACCACGACGACGGCTCTGTCCGCTTCTCTAAACTCCACCTGGTGGATCTGGCTGGGTCGGAGCGGGCTGCGCGCACTGGAAATACAGGCCTGCGCCTCAAAGAGTCTGTCCACATTAACACCGGTTTGCTGGCTCTGGGCAACGTCATCCGTGCACTCTCTGACCCCCATCGCCGTGGAAACCATGTGCCGTACCGTGACGCCAAGATTACACGCCTCCTCCGGGACTCACTGGGTGGCTCCGCCCACACACTCATGGTGGCCTGCGTCAGCCCCTCCCACCACAATGTCACAGAGACGTTGAGCGTGCTGCAGTTTGCTTCACGGGCACGCCACGTGAAGAACCAGCCTGGGTTATGTCCTGCCAGGGCATGTCCGGGCTGGCAGCCTGGAGAGGCTCGTGTGGAGGAGCTGGAGCAGGAGGTCCAGACTCTGAGAGAGGCACTGCAAAAGAGAGATAAGACAGGGGGAGGGGTCTTTATGACTGACAGCTCCGAACAGACCCCTCAGGAAGAGCGTGACCAAAGGGGTGCGGGCCTAGTGGATGAGCCCCAGTACTACTGCCTTGCACAGGACGCTGCCTTCATATTGGAGGAGCTCCAAAGTTCCACCCTGAGTCCTGCTCTGCAGCACCGCTTGCAGGAATGGCTGGGGAGACACGAGGAGCTTAGACACTCCTGCCACACTGACCACCAGCACCCTGCGGGGGACACAGGGGACAAGCCTCACCACAACACCATCCTCCAGCTCAGACGAGAGCTCAGGAAGTGCCAG GATACTCTGGCTATAGACGAGCAGGTGTTTgaccagagggaggcagagcTGCAGCAGGTGCAGAGGCAGGTGCAGACTCTGCtacaggagaaacagagacacctCCAGTccttacaggaggagagggagcacaGACGCAAacag AGCGAGCAGCTGGTAGAGCAGCAGCTGTTAATCGATCGTCTCCGTGGTGACCTCCTGACCTCCAGGATAGCATCCTCGGGAGCCTCGCTGGAAATCGGGGCTTCTGAGAAGTCTGCGAAGAGACCTCACAGTGTTCCCCTGATCAGCCAAGGCCATTGTGGTACAAGGCAG ATCCACACTAGTCCTCCGGCCTGTTCGTTGGAGAGGGTGATGGCTGCCTTTAAGACCCGCAGTCAGCTGCTGCTGGcacagatagaagagagagacgaGGTCATCTGCCCACAAAGAGAACAGGAGgaagcggaggaggaggaggatcagGGGGGGAGTAAGGGATTCAG GCGCTCTATGAACCGCACATGGACAAGCAGACCGAACCTAGCCTGTTTTAACCAGAACCAGACGCAAAATACTAGTTTGAACCAGATTCAGGATGGGCTCCAGTTACCTCAACCGTCAAAACTCCCTACAG AGCGCGAGGAGCGCAGAGTGAGGCGGAGTCAGACTGTGAATCTGCAGCGCATACAGCAGGTGGAGACACAGAGCAGGGCTAGCCTGCAGACCAGTGGCTCCAGGGATCAATACAGGACCAAG GACCTGGGGACAGACAACATGGCTGTCTTTCAAAATGGAGCCTGTAAAGACTCGGAGGAAAAG CTGTCTGAGAGACGCACGTGgctggagaaagaggaggagcgTGCTCTGCAGAGGAGGAGGGGCCTGCAAGAGCTGGAGGAGGAGCTGAGGCACAGAGAAGAAGTGCTGCAGCACCGAGAGGCCTGTGTCCAGGAGAGGAAACAGCTGCAGATCAAGAGGCTCCGCTCCAGCCAG GCTCTGAGTCAGGACTTGCTGCGAGTGTCGGCTCGTCTGGGAGCTTTGGATcaggagctggaggagagaggaggtgtaaGGAGGAGACTGTCCTCCCCGACAGCAGGGCTGTGTGGAGCGTCTATGGAGGAGCtgctgaaggagagggagagcctGCGTCTGAGGAGGGACACCCTGGACACACAGCTGAGAGACGGCAGGGTGCTCACGCCAGAG GAGGAGCATGCTCTGCTGCAGTTGGAGGAGGCCCTGGAGGCGTTGGATGCTGCTGTGGAGTTTAAGAACCGTTCCATccaggagagacagagtgagctcGGGGACACATCTAACCCCGCCCATGGAGACGAAGACGATGACATCATGAGGGCGCTAAGGGAGCTGCCGCTTCCAGAGGCCTCTGCACTGTTGGTCAAATACTTCAACAAG GTGGTGTGTCTGAGGGAGTCAGAGCAGCGGCTGCAGCTGCGCTGTGAGGAGCTGGAGCTGCAGAGTGGAGAGCAGGAGGCAGTAACCAGGGAGATGGAGGCAGCTCTACAGCGCCTCACTCTGGACACAGACCGGCGGCTCACTGAGCAGCATCGAGAGCACCAACATGGCATACAGTTACTACTGCAACAGTGCAGAG AGGGTGGCTCAGGGAACAGTGGTCAGGCGGTCCAGGCTAGGCTGCAGCAGCTGGAAAGAGACCTGTTCTTCTATAAGAACTCCAGTCGTGAGCTGAAGAGGAAGCTCCGAGAGCTGGTCACCAAATCCCTCCCCCCCCAGGCTCCAGACCTGCAGACCCAGGGCAGGAAGGGGGCTAGTGATGGAGCAGGGGACAGTCCCAGCCTGCAGACTCCCAGAGTGGAACTGGCCCCTGTCCGTCTGTCCCGTAGGGAGCTGAGGCAGCTCTCACCCTCTGACCCCCGAAGCACTAGGGTGTGCTCTACCATGAGGGCCAGCAGAGGCTCATTCCAGGAGGACTCCATTGAAGTGCCCAGAAACACTTACTGA